The region GAATGTTACCTTGCATGTTAGTATTTCTCAATTCTATAAAGACAGCAGCATAatacaattgaatttaaattatgaaCCAAAATATTACACGCAGCATGAGAGAGCTCTAGAAGGGTGCAATgcaaaactttaatatttaccttaaaatttGTTACCCTTATCATTCATggttattttcttttcttctaatttGCATTAACTTAAATCCAGTAAGTTGTCTGATTCTTGTTAATATTTGTGATTCTAGCTGGCATTGATAACCGTAAGTAGTAGATCTTCATAAGCATTGGTTAATTCACAAAATACTTGCAGTGCTTGAGTATATGAGGTTCTTATAGTGAAATAAAAATTAGTATAACTATCTCAAAGTTTTAAGTGTCTATGACGTGTTTGATATTTCATATCAAAATACACATCCATAGCATAGGCCTTTTAATTAATAGATTTTATTTGTGGAAGTTTTCCTATGAATAGTAAGATGGTTATCTTTAACTACATAACAATTTTGGGGTAGGGACAAAACTGCTTTCTTAACAATTTTAgtagtttttttttctataatctTTGCAAGAGCTGTCAAGGATGACAAGGTTACGAAATCTCCGTGCAGGAGGCAGAGTTGTTGACAAATATCACAGAACATATGTTTGTTGATAAGGTTACGAAATCTCCATACTGAcagtattttgttaattttgctgAAAGATCCAGATCTTGTTGAATATCCTACATATAGACTTATGAAACGTTGTTGCTTTTGATATTTTAGGGTGCACATGGTTTCATGAGGACACATAAATGGCATCATTCCATAGGAGCTTTTATAAATGTGGAAGCATCTGGGACAGGAGGTCTTGGTAGGATATAAATCAATGCTATTATTTTTTGTTTCCTTGGGACGTGAGaacattattttatcatttcttaaAATGACCTTGATCAggataaatattgaaaatttctGTCTATAGACATTTGTGAAATTCAGTTTTTATTTTCCATGCATAAATTACGTATTTGTTGACACTACAGATCTAGTCTACCAATCTGGACCTGGTTCTTGGCCTTCTTCAGTCTATGCTCAATCAGCAATTTATCCCATGGCACATAGTGCAGCCCAGGTTTTACttcattcttttatatattttacattcaTACAAGagtaatttttgtctttttacatttcaaataaaaccatttttattttattttatacatgtTGATATTTGAACTCATGACAGTAGCATATATAAAATCTCAACTTTACCACTACAGCAAATGTTTCACCTCACTGAATTAGTGTCAATTGTACATTGAGTCGGTTAGAGAAATAACTTATATTCTTACAAGAATTCTTTTgtcttttttcattttaaattataaatgttgagATTTGAAACCATACCATTAACATATATAAAATCTCAATTACTAATATTATTACACAACCAATgcttcattttaaattttttgtacatattaatattattaaacaaaaGTTTTCACTTACacatattacatattttattttgttcatattgcatatgttatttttaaataaaaaattatgttatttttgtatGTGTTTTAAAATGCAAATCTAAGTtttaaaatcgtaattttgacatgtaaaaattttaatatacttttaACAACGTAATAAAATAGTTGTCGTGACATCACTATCGAACTATTCTAGATGGCAGAAATGAGAGTTTAGTAGAGTCAAGTGGTAAAAGAATTGAATTATTAGTTTCTCTTGAGGGGttagaattaaaaagaaaataaacatcaaattacaagtttacaatgTCTCTACCACCATCTTACCCCTATTGGATGCGCaatatataaagtaaaatattttggtttacaTTAGTATGTAATCTACATGTTTAATCCAACAATTTAATGTCTTATTCTGCTGTCAGATAGTACCTGGGTTTAGGGTCCATATCATACCAGTTCTTGGTACCATCCCTGCGATATTTGGACAGGTTATGGCCTCATATGTTGTTACACAACTTGCAGGGTTGGATGTTCAAACCTGCGATATTTACAGTATTCTCTGTGCTGAAAACTATTGCAAGTTAAAGAGAAATTTTTCCTTGAATATTTAGGCATTTTAATTGAtgattcatatattaatattttctgTTTGTTGCGAAAAGTTTCTTGATGGAAATTGGAGTAGcaagaatatataatatatgcttTGCTTATTCCACTGAGCATTTTAGGGAGAAACAAATTAGGTTTAAGGCTTTTGACATGTGCTTGAATCGATGAAGGGTGGTTTTTGGATCAAATTCGCTAAGACTTGAACAAAATAGTGGAAGAACATGACCTATCATACCAGATGGCTCAACTAAGTTGAGGAATACCAGATTGTCAGCATTAGCATCCATTTCTTCAACTTCATTTCTTGAAGCATCAGAGGTTTCTTGAAGCTTTAAGGTTGTATGGTCGTGGCTGGCGTCAAATAGAAGGTAAGTGCACAATGAGTTGAACTGATTTACTTATCTTTGCCATGTTCACTATGGTTTGAACAGTTTACTCTTATTTTCATGCAGAGCATGTAGGCACTAATTCAGTAGTTCAAATTCGAAGCCATGCTCAAAAGTTTTTCTCTAAGGCTCATTGCTTTGAGTTCTTTACAAGatttccttgattaagtaaatgtattatatcttttattaccaagatttacttgattaagaaaatgcattgtattttttattaccttGCAATGTGTATAGTCATAGGCAGGTTCAACTAATTAGTCTGTttctcatatgtattatttattttagttttttttctaaatttttatttttactttaatatttacgacaacttgagttctaactattggattttaattgtgttattaatttattattttaaattctaaaactaaattcattaatttttatgtttagttttaaagttaaaattttcatagaaaatttaatttaaataatatttttttatttatccttaaaagtatatttaaatttcaaatttaaaaaataaaacataatataatatttatcataaaataaatattatttgattaaaataattttttcaaaggtaatgtttttagcggtgtttttgtgAGAAGCactgctaaaggtcatgttctttagcggcgtttgtaataaaagcgccgctaaagatttgttctttaa is a window of Gossypium hirsutum isolate 1008001.06 chromosome D08, Gossypium_hirsutum_v2.1, whole genome shotgun sequence DNA encoding:
- the LOC107900823 gene encoding putative endoplasmic reticulum metallopeptidase 1-A, giving the protein MQADNVYNAILVVQKALTAPAKAAINEINSYFHMEVFEEAELLTNITEHMFVDKGAHGFMRTHKWHHSIGAFINVEASGTGGLDLVYQSGPGSWPSSVYAQSAIYPMAHSAAQGGFWIKFAKT